In a single window of the Vitis vinifera cultivar Pinot Noir 40024 chromosome 6, ASM3070453v1 genome:
- the LOC100255293 gene encoding probable N-acetyltransferase HLS1-like — protein MAFGETKIRNYEERRDRAQVEDLERRCEVGPAERVFLFTDTMGDAICRIRNSPMYKMLVAEVDNQLVGVIRGSIKVVTVRKPPKDLAKVGYVLGLRVLSLYRRRGIGLKLVRRLEEWFVDNQVDYAYMATEKDNEASVKLFVDKLGYVKFRTPAILVNPVRRRVHLSSNIEIAKLKVEEAELLYRKFMASTEFFSQDIDRILRNKLSLGTWVAYPRGERWGEVGADGRVENSNWAMLSVWNSGELFKLRLGKAPLSCLVYAKGSRVVDRLLPCIKVPTIPDFFNPFGFYFMYGVHREGPLSGKMVRTLCNYVHNMARKTKDCKVIVTEVGGCDTLRLHIPHWKLLSCPEDLWCIKALKNEERNGLHELTITPPSRALFVDPREV, from the exons ATGGCATTTGGGGAGACTAAGATAAGAAACTATGAAGAGCGGAGAGATAGAGCTCAAGTAGAAGATCTTGAGCGGAGATGCGAGGTAGGCCCAGCTGAGCGTGTGTTTCTCTTCACGGACACGATGGGTGACGCCATCTGTAGGATCCGCAACAGTCCGATGTACAAGATGCTG GTAGCGGAGGTGGACAACCAGCTGGTTGGTGTCATCCGAGGCTCCATAAAGGTCGTAACGGTTCGAAAGCCTCCAAAGGATCTAGCCAAAGTGGGGTACGTCCTGGGGTTAAGGGTCTTAAGTCTGTACCGGCGAAGAGGGATTGGTTTGAAGCTGGTGCGTCGGCTAGAAGAATGGTTCGTGGACAACCAGGTGGATTACGCCTACATGGCCACTGAGAAGGACAATGAAGCTTCGGTAAAGCTGTTCGTGGACAAGCTCGGGTACGTGAAGTTCAGGACTCCAGCCATACTGGTGAACCCGGTGAGACGACGTGTGCATTTATCGTCCAACATTGAGATAGCGAAGCTGAAGGTAGAAGAAGCAGAGCTCCTGTACCGGAAATTCATGGCGTCGACGGAGTTCTTCTCGCAAGACATAGACAGGATACTGAGAAACAAGCTGAGCTTGGGGACATGGGTAGCTTATCCGCGAGGGGAGAGATGGGGAGAGGTTGGGGCGGATGGGAGAGTAGAGAATAGTAATTGGGCGATGCTGAGCGTGTGGAACAGTGGGGAGCTGTTCAAGCTGAGGTTAGGGAAAGCGCCGCTGTCATGCTTGGTATACGCAAAGGGGTCGAGGGTGGTTGATAGGTTGTTGCCGTGCATAAAAGTGCCGACAATACCAGATTTCTTCAATCCATTTGGGTTCTACTTCATGTACGGAGTACACAGGGAGGGGCCATTATCGGGGAAGATGGTGAGAACGCTATGCAATTATGTGCACAACATGGCTAGAAAGACAAAGGACTGTAAGGTTATTGTTACAGAAGTAGGAGGCTGCGACACCTTGAGACTTCACATCCCGCATTGGAAGTTACTGTCGTGCCCGGAGGATTTGTGGTGCATAAAAGCCTTGAAAAATGAAGAGAGGAACGGCCTCCATGAATTGACAATAACCCCACCATCAAGAGCTCTTTTTGTAGACCCAAGAGAGGTATGA